A segment of the Xenorhabdus bovienii SS-2004 genome:
GAATTTATCCAGCAGGAGCCAATGTTCAGTGGAAAACCACAACTGCGAGTCCACCCACAGAATATCCCGCTGGTTGAACAGCAACTGGGGGAAATTCTGGCATTGCATGGCTGGCGTCTGATTGCCGATAACAAGCTGCATCCGGGCGGCTGTAAAGCCAGTGCGGATGAAGGTGATCTGGACGCCAGTCTGGCAACGCGCTGGCACGAAATGTGTCGTCTGGCGGCGTCAGGAGAATTGTGATGACTGCACGACTTGGGCGCTGGCTGGCAACGTTAGATTCACTGGAAAAACGTCTGGAAAAAACCCCGAGAGTCCGCCGTTACGGGCGTCTGACCCGCGCGACCGGTTTAGTACTGGAAGCTACTGGCATACAGATGCCTTTGGGTGCTACCTGTCTGATCGAACGGCAGAATGGCAGTACGGTTGAAGAAGTTGAAAGCGAAGTGGTTGGTTTCAATGGTGAAAAACTGTTATTGATGCCATTGGAAGAACTGGAAGGCATAGTACCGGGTGCCCGTGTCTATGCCCGTTCTTACGGTGAAGATTCGGCTGGCGGACGTCGTTTGCCACTGGGGACTGAATTGCTTGGCAGAGTGCTGGATGGCTCTGGTCGCCCCCTCGACGGCTTCCCTGCCCCCGATACAGGTTATCGTGCCTTGTTGACTACTCCCCCGATCAATCCACTGCAACGGACACCCATCAGCGATGTTCTGGACGTTGGTGTGCGAGCCATCAATTCCCTGCTGACCGTTGGACGCGGGCAACGCATGGGGCTGTTTGCCGGATCAGGCGTCGGTAAAAGTGTGCTCCTCGGTATGATGGCCCGCTATACCCAAGCAGACGTGATTGTCGTTGGACTGATCGGTGAACGTGGCCGTGAAGTCAAAGATTTCATCGAAAACATTTTAGGTGTGGAAGGGCTGGCACGTTCAGTTGTCGTGGCCGCACCTGCCGACGTTTCGCCACTGCTGCGGATGCAAGGCGCTTCTTATGCCACCCGTATTGCCGAAGATTTCCGCGATCGCGGCAAACATGTCCTGCTGATCATGGACTCCCTCACCCGCTACAGCATGGCGCAACGCGAAATAGCCTTGGCTATCGGCGAGCCGCCGGCAACCAAAGGCTACCCACCTTCCGTATTTGCCAAGTTGCCGGCACTGGTAGAGCGAGCAGGCAATGGCGTCAGTGATGGCGGTTCGATTACTGCGTTTTATACCGTTCTGACAGAAGGTGATGATCAGCAAGATCCAATTGCCGATTCCGCCCGTGCTATTCTGGATGGTCATATCGTGCTATCGCGTTCACTGGCAGAATCTGGCCACTACCCTGCCATTGACATTGAAGCGTCCATCAGCCGCGCCATGACCTCGCTGATTGATAACGACCATTATCGACGGGTACAGCAGTTCAAACAGTTGCTTGCCAGCTACCAGCGCAATCGGGATTTAATTAATGTCGGCGCTTACGCCGCGGGCAGCGATCCTTTACTGGACAGAGCGATTCAGCTTTATCCTCATATGGCCCAGTTCCTGCAACAGGGCATGAGTGAACGTAGTGAGTACGATGCGGCATGTATTCAGCTTCAACAATTATTGCCAATATAGTTTATTGCTAATACAACTTTGCTATTAATGTAATTCAGTAACGCTTATGTCTGTTTTGTCATTAAAACGAGGAAATACATGCAACAGCACTCCCCTCTCGTGACTTTACGTGAACTTGCTCAAGATGCGGCAGAAAAAGCGGCAAAGCAACTTGCACAGATCCGGCAGAGTCATCAGCAAATGGAGCAACAACTCACGGCGTTGACAAATTATCAGGATGAATATCGTACACGTTTAAATGACACACTCAGCAGCGGCATGTCCAGCTCAACCTGGCAAAACTATCAGCAGTTCATGAAAACGCTGGAAATGGCGATTGAACAACACAGGTTACAGCTTACCCAATGGAAAAATCGGCTTGAGCAGGCCATGTCACAATGGCAGGACAAACAGCAGCGTCTGAACGCCTTCGACACACTGCAACAGCGGGCAGAGCACAATTTGAAGTTACACCAGAATCGCATGGAGCAAAAACAAATGGATGAGTACGCACAACGTAGTGCACAACGGAGAATGAAACAATGAACCTCACTCTTTTGCCTACTGATATAAAACTCACAGAAAAAAGTCAGCCGACATTGAATGATCCCCTGACCCGTAACAATTCGTCTGAATTTGGGCAGCATCTCAATGCAGAAATAGCCTCTGTGCGGAAGACGGCGATTGAGGCTGATAAAAATGGTCTGAATAATGAGAAGTGCTCCGGTGATACCCCAATTGAAGGTGAATTGGCACCCTTGCTGGCTGTAGCGGACAACACGGTAATACGTGTTGACGGTAAAACGCTGGCTGGAGGCAAACTATTGACAGAAACCTCCACGCTGGAAAGCGATATTGATTTCGCTGTGTTGAAGGATGAAGATCTCTTATCTGCTGAAGCTCTGGTGGCTGCAATGCCAATCCAACTCGCCGGATTGATCAACGCTCAGTCGATTCCTGCGGATGGTACTGAAAACACAGACGAACTGCTACGTGGTGAAAATACCGGTGCGGAGACTTTACTGGGTCAGCATGTAAAATCTGGCAAGAATGCAAAAGTCGATGCTGCACTGAGCACTACAGATCGTACTGACCACACCAAAGATGGCGAACAAGATAAAAGTATCCGGTCTTTCGCCACACAAGAGACTACCCTGAGCAACAACGCGGAACAATCAACCAAAACACGCCCAACTCTGGCTACCGCTGCCGGGCAAGTGAAACTCGCCATCAATAATAAAGCAGAACAACACTCCGCTTCCCAAAATAACGGAAAAGAGTTGAACCAGTTCCAGACAGCGATTCAGGGGATACCCGCACTGGTGGCGGTCGCGGCTGAAACTTTCCAGCCAGAATCACCTGCAATACCGGCTGCCTCTCCCCTGCTTCCGGCGGGACAGCAAACAACCGGTCAATTTCAGTTAAACAGCACTCCTACTCCGTTACTGAGCGCCCATATTGGCAGTGAAGAGTGGCAACAACAACTCAACCAACATGTTCTGTTCTTTAATCGCAACGGGCTGCAACAAGCTGAATTGCGCTTACACCCTCAAGAATTAGGCGCACTGCATATCCGCATGAATGTTGAAGACAATCAGGCTCAACTGCATTTTGTCTCAGCACACCAGCATGTCCGTACAGCGCTGGAAGCAGCGTTACCCGGGCTTCGCCATGCATTGGCAGAAAATGGCATCCAATTAGCACAAAGCAGTGTAGGTGGTGACACTCAGGGAAACTGGCAGCAGGAACAGACGAGCAATTCACCGAGTCATTCCCATCATTCTGCCAAGGCTCAGGGACAGAATTCAACCGCCGTGACACAGATGCCAACGACTCATGAATCAGCCATCAAAATAACACCGCAGCAGCTCGCTTCAATTCGCGGAGGTGTTGATATTTTCGCCTGATTTCAGGATGTACTGCAATAAACGGCAAGAAAAAGAAAGAAGGCCGATAACAAACGTATGAGTTAATGGTTTTTTCCGCGTTTGTTCTCGCTATTGGCGGAACAAAGACGCGGGATAATTGGTATCGATTTTGATGGATAAGAAGACCCGCCACGGAATGCGCGGGGACTTATTCGTAACGGAAAACAGGAATTTGTCTGTCCATGTCTGATTATAGCTACGAGCGTAAACGCACAAATCCAATTTGGATAATACTGTTAATACTGATTGCCGTTCTTAGTGCCGCCATCGGCGGGTATAGCTGGTGGACAATGAAGCAGCCAACCAAGAACAGCACCGAAAAAGCCAAAGTCATCAGTACTCCGGTATTTATGACGCTGGAAAATTTTACCGTCAATTTGATCGACAACGAAGACCATATTGACCGTGTTTTATATGTTGGAGTGACACTGCGTCTGCCTGATGAAAAAACCCGTCAGC
Coding sequences within it:
- the fliI gene encoding flagellar protein export ATPase FliI codes for the protein MTARLGRWLATLDSLEKRLEKTPRVRRYGRLTRATGLVLEATGIQMPLGATCLIERQNGSTVEEVESEVVGFNGEKLLLMPLEELEGIVPGARVYARSYGEDSAGGRRLPLGTELLGRVLDGSGRPLDGFPAPDTGYRALLTTPPINPLQRTPISDVLDVGVRAINSLLTVGRGQRMGLFAGSGVGKSVLLGMMARYTQADVIVVGLIGERGREVKDFIENILGVEGLARSVVVAAPADVSPLLRMQGASYATRIAEDFRDRGKHVLLIMDSLTRYSMAQREIALAIGEPPATKGYPPSVFAKLPALVERAGNGVSDGGSITAFYTVLTEGDDQQDPIADSARAILDGHIVLSRSLAESGHYPAIDIEASISRAMTSLIDNDHYRRVQQFKQLLASYQRNRDLINVGAYAAGSDPLLDRAIQLYPHMAQFLQQGMSERSEYDAACIQLQQLLPI
- the fliJ gene encoding flagellar export protein FliJ, which translates into the protein MQQHSPLVTLRELAQDAAEKAAKQLAQIRQSHQQMEQQLTALTNYQDEYRTRLNDTLSSGMSSSTWQNYQQFMKTLEMAIEQHRLQLTQWKNRLEQAMSQWQDKQQRLNAFDTLQQRAEHNLKLHQNRMEQKQMDEYAQRSAQRRMKQ
- a CDS encoding flagellar hook-length control protein FliK — encoded protein: MNLTLLPTDIKLTEKSQPTLNDPLTRNNSSEFGQHLNAEIASVRKTAIEADKNGLNNEKCSGDTPIEGELAPLLAVADNTVIRVDGKTLAGGKLLTETSTLESDIDFAVLKDEDLLSAEALVAAMPIQLAGLINAQSIPADGTENTDELLRGENTGAETLLGQHVKSGKNAKVDAALSTTDRTDHTKDGEQDKSIRSFATQETTLSNNAEQSTKTRPTLATAAGQVKLAINNKAEQHSASQNNGKELNQFQTAIQGIPALVAVAAETFQPESPAIPAASPLLPAGQQTTGQFQLNSTPTPLLSAHIGSEEWQQQLNQHVLFFNRNGLQQAELRLHPQELGALHIRMNVEDNQAQLHFVSAHQHVRTALEAALPGLRHALAENGIQLAQSSVGGDTQGNWQQEQTSNSPSHSHHSAKAQGQNSTAVTQMPTTHESAIKITPQQLASIRGGVDIFA
- the fliL gene encoding flagellar basal body-associated protein FliL; this translates as MSDYSYERKRTNPIWIILLILIAVLSAAIGGYSWWTMKQPTKNSTEKAKVISTPVFMTLENFTVNLIDNEDHIDRVLYVGVTLRLPDEKTRQRFHDYLPEVRSRMLLLLSRQKAIDLAKNDGKMRLMADIKQTLHPTMIPGEPDQVVTDVLFTTFILR